From the Aggregicoccus sp. 17bor-14 genome, one window contains:
- a CDS encoding YafY family protein yields the protein MSRPTTRVLAVLELLQTHGRLSGAELAARLEVDRRTVRRYIAALEELGIPLTAERGRDGHYGLVAGFKLPPMMFTDDEALALSVGLLAARGLGLAEGAPAVASAQAKLERVMPAGLKRRVRAVDETVALELARPREPARDNAALVSLAAAAQAQERVRLRYAAAAASGEETERDFDPFGLAYRQGRWYVVGTCHLRGGLRSFRLDRVRGVVPQGLHFERPRDFDALAHLTRSLATLPRAHAVQVLLRTDLERARREVAPSFGVLEPAPGGVLLRTEAEELPWVARELSRLSFPFEVQQPAALRDVLAEHARRLLALARGA from the coding sequence ATGTCCCGCCCCACGACGCGCGTCCTCGCGGTGCTCGAGCTGCTGCAGACGCATGGGCGGCTGAGCGGCGCGGAGCTGGCGGCGCGCCTCGAGGTGGACCGCCGCACGGTGCGCCGCTACATCGCGGCGCTCGAGGAGCTGGGCATCCCGCTCACGGCGGAGCGCGGGCGCGATGGCCACTACGGCCTCGTGGCCGGCTTCAAGCTGCCGCCGATGATGTTCACCGACGACGAGGCGCTCGCGCTCTCCGTGGGGCTGCTCGCCGCGCGCGGGCTGGGGCTCGCGGAGGGCGCGCCCGCGGTGGCGAGCGCCCAGGCGAAGCTGGAGCGGGTGATGCCCGCGGGGCTGAAGCGGCGCGTGCGCGCGGTGGACGAGACGGTGGCGCTCGAGCTCGCGCGCCCCCGCGAGCCCGCGCGCGACAACGCGGCGCTGGTGTCGCTCGCAGCGGCCGCGCAGGCGCAGGAGCGCGTGCGGCTGCGCTACGCCGCGGCGGCCGCGAGCGGCGAGGAGACGGAGCGCGACTTCGACCCCTTCGGCCTCGCGTACCGCCAGGGGCGCTGGTACGTGGTGGGCACCTGCCACCTGCGCGGCGGGCTGCGCAGCTTCCGGCTGGACCGCGTGCGCGGCGTGGTGCCGCAGGGGCTGCACTTCGAGCGCCCGCGCGACTTCGACGCGCTCGCGCACCTCACGCGCTCGCTCGCCACGCTGCCGCGCGCGCACGCGGTGCAGGTACTGCTGCGCACGGACCTGGAGCGCGCGCGGCGCGAGGTGGCGCCCTCCTTCGGCGTGCTCGAGCCCGCGCCGGGCGGGGTGCTGCTGCGCACCGAGGCGGAGGAGCTGCCGTGGGTGGCGCGCGAGCTCTCGCGCCTGTCCTTCCCCTTCGAGGTGCAGCAGCCCGCGGCCCTGCGCGACGTGCTCGCCGAGCACGCGCGCCGGCTGCTCGCGCTCGCGCGGGGCGCCTAG